Proteins from a single region of Arctopsyche grandis isolate Sample6627 chromosome 1, ASM5162203v2, whole genome shotgun sequence:
- the LOC143917729 gene encoding myrosinase 1-like — MKFLNIPKTLRFATATGAYQVEGAWNVSDKGVSMWDNVIHSKPENVVDRTTADVACDSYHQYKRDVEMLVELGVEYYRFSIAWSRLLPTGFSNIISEDGSNYYNNLINELIKNNIKPMVTLHHWDLPYVFEKMGGWTNEAVIDYFEEYARVVFELYGDRVKEWITFNEPQVLCLFDVFAVDSGFASETLVSGVSDYLCLHHSIKAHARVYHLYNNTFKPTQKGKLGTAPYTVWGESVSDSEEDIANAEKLMQFFVGWYTHPIYSDEGDYPPIVRKVIDENSARQGFKVSRLPRFTPEEVKYIRGTFDFMGFNFYTAVVPNTDRLDPKKAPSFENDLGFSMLQKDEWELSLITWLRVYPQGFRKITNWMVKQYGNHEIYILENGFATKRGLNDDNRIKYYTEYLTSLLEAIDDGCNITLYTAWTLMDNFEWTLGYLNPMGFYEVDFDSPNKTRVPRKSAKFYRQLIETRKLKVAD; from the exons ATGAAATTCTTAAATATACCAAAAACATTAAGATTTGCCACTGCAACCGGAGCTTATCAAGTTGAAGGAGCATGGAACGTCAGCg ATAAAGGAGTGAGTATGTGGGATAATGTAATTCATTCAAAACCCGAGAATGTCGTGGATAGAACAACGGCAGATGTAGCTTGCGACTCTTATCATCAGTATAAAAGAGACGTGGAAatgcttgtggaacttggagtCGAATATTATAGATTCTCCATAGCTTGGTCTAGATTGCTACCCACcggattttcaaatataataagtgAAGACGGCTCTAATTACTATAATAACCTGATAAACGAACTcatcaaaaacaatataaaacctaTGGTAACGTTACATCATTGGGACCTTCCTTACGTGTTTGAAAAGATGGGTGGTTGGACTAACGAAGCAGTCATTGATTATTTTGAAGAATATGCTCGCGTTGTATTCGAACTATATGGAGATCGGGTCAAAGAGTGGATTACTTTTAACGAGCCTCAAGTCTTGTGTTTGTTTGATGTGTTTGCAGTAGACAGTGGATTTGCTTCAGAAACTCTAGTCAGTGGTGTTTCTGACTATCTCTGTCTGCACCATTCTATAAAAGCCCACGCAAGAGTTTATCATCTATATAACAATACCTTTAAGCCCACCCAAAAAG GAAAATTAGGAACAGCTCCTTATACAGTATGGGGAGAATCAGTATCTGATTCCGAAGAAGATATTGCGAATGCTGAAAAATTAATGCAGTTTTTT GTTGGTTGGTATACACATCCAATATATTCTGACGAAGGTGATTATCCTCCAATTGTGCGGAAAGTAATTGATGAAAACAGTGCACGGCAGGGTTTTAAAGTTTCTCGATTACCAAGATTTACGCCAGAAGAAGTGAAATACATAAGGGGTACATTCGATTTTATGGGCTTCAACTTCTACACTGCAGTTGTACCTAACACTGACAGGTTGGATCCGAAAAAAGCGCCATCTTTTGAAAATGATTTAGGCTTCTCGATGCTTCAGAAAGACGAATGGGAACTTTCACTGATCACATGGCTCAGA GTATATCCGCAAGGGTTTCGGAAAATTACAAATTGGATGGTGAAACAATATGGCAATCATGAGATATACATTTTGGAAAATGGATTTGCCACTAAAAGAGGACTTAATGATGATAACCGCATCAAGTATTATACTGAATACCTGACATCTTTATTGGAAGCAATTGACGATGGGTGTAACATCACTTTATATACAGCTTGGACGCTTATGGATAATTTTGAATGGACTTTAGGCTACTT aaatccTATGGGTTTTTATGAAGTGGATTTTGACAGTCCCAATAAAACGAGAGTTCCTCGGAAATCTGCTAAATTTTACAGACAATTGATTGAAACAAGGAAACTGAAAGTCGcagattaa
- the LOC143917735 gene encoding myrosinase 1-like yields the protein MNIPIEKCYGQGYDGGKNVQGEKIDFMNIPETLRFATATAAFQVEGAWNESDKGESVWDDFVHSKPERIVDGSTADEACDSYHLYKRDVEMLVELGVDYYRFSIAWTRLLPTGFPNKISVDGANYYNNLINELIKNNIKPIVTINHWDIPNVFQKIGGWTNVLLVDYFGDYARVVFELFGDRVKEWVTFNEPQIMCLFGYGEQVGIHGLAPDMQFNGIGEYLCLHNVLKAHAKAYHLYNDTFKPTQKGKLGTATYTSWGEPETDSVDDKENAEKFMHFMTGWYSHPIYSKDGDYPPIMRKIINKRSEIQGFKMSRLPAFTTEEIKYIKGTFDYMGINYYTGGVADTSRFNQTKVPSFENDMGFTSRQKVEWEKLIITWIRIYPEGFRKVINWMVKQYGNHEIYILENGFASERGINDDRRIKCYTNYLKSLLEAISDGCNVTLYTAWSLMDNFEWRSGYLNRMGLFEVDFNSPNKTRVPRKSASFYKELIKSRKLKINL from the exons atgaatataccTATTGAGAAATGTTACGGCCAAGGATATGATGGGGGCAA aaaTGTTCAAggggaaaaaattgattttatgaaTATACCAGAAACCTTAAGATTTGCTACCGCTACAGCTGCTTTTCAAGTTGAAGGAGCATGGAATGAGAGTG ATAAAGGAGAAAGTGTGTGGGATGATTTTGTTCATTCAAAACCAGAAAGGATTGTAGATGGAAGTACAGCAGATGAGGCTTGCGACTCTTATCATCTGTATAAAAGGGATGTGGAAATGTTGGTCGAACTTGGAGTGGATTATTACAGATTTTCAATAGCTTGGACTAGACTGTTACCCACTGGATTCCCTAATAAAATCAGTGTAGACGGTGCTAATTACTATAACAACCTGATAAATGAGCTgatcaaaaacaatataaaaccgaTCGTGACGATAAACCATTGGGACATTCCTAACGTGTTTCAAAAAATTGGTGGATGGACCAATGTTTTGTTGGTGGATTATTTTGGAGATTATGCTCGGGTTGTTTTCGAATTATTTGGAGATCGAGTCAAAGAGTGGGTTACTTTCAACGAACCTCAAATAATGTGCTTATTCGGATATGGTGAGCAAGTTGGAATTCACGGGTTAGCTCCAGATATGCAATTCAATGGTATTGGAGAGTATCTATGCCTACACAATGTTCTAAAAGCTCATGCGAAAGCCTATCATTTGTATAATGATACTTTCAAACCGACTCAAAaag GTAAATTAGGAACAGCGACATATACATCATGGGGAGAGCCAGAAACCGACTCTGTAGATGATAAAgaaaatgctgaaaaattcaTGCATTTTATG ACTGGTTGGTATAGTCATCCAATATATTCCAAGGATGGTGATTATCCACCAATTAtgcgaaaaataattaataaaaggagTGAAATTCAGGGTTTCAAAATGTCTCGTTTGCCAGCATTCACaacagaagaaataaaatatataaagggTACATTTGATTATATGGGAATAAACTATTATACTGGTGGTGTTGCAGATACTTCCAGATTTAACCAGACAAAAGTGCCATCGTTTGAAAATGATATGGGATTTACATCGCGCCAGAAAGTTGAATGGGAAAAACTAATAATCACATGGATCAGA atatatccAGAAGGCTTTCGAAAAGTAATTAATTGGATGGTGAAACAATATGGCAATCACGAGATATACATTTTGGAAAACGGATTTGCTAGTGAGAGAGGAATTAATGATGATAGACGAATTAAATGTTATACCAATTATCTAAAATCATTGTTGGAAGCGATCAGTGATGGGTGTAATGTCACTTTATACACCGCTTGGTCTCTTATGGATAATTTTGAATGGCGTTCAGGTTACTT aaaTCGAATGGGCTTGTTCGAAGTGGATTTCAACAGCCCTAATAAAACACGAGTTCCCCGGAAGTCAGCAAGTTTTTATAAAGAATTAATCAAGTCCaggaaattgaaaattaatctttaa